The Polyangium aurulentum genomic interval GGTACGCGGGGCTCGAGGCCGTCTCCGATCACATCGCCCGCTGGCTCGCGAGCCGCGTCCGCGGTCGCGCCGCGCTCGTCGGCCACGGCATGGGCGGCATCGTCGCGACCCTCGTCGCCGAGCGCCACCCCGAGCGCGTCCGCGCCGTCATCGACATCGAGGGCCCCAAGACCCTCGGCGACTGCGCCTTCTTGCGCCGCGCCGCCGAGCAGCCCCTCGCCGAGTTCGCCTCGCGGGGCTTCGCCGCCCTGCGCGAGGACCTGCGCCGCTCCTCGAACGACCCGCTGATCCTCGCCTCCGTCGAGCGCATGCGCCTGTGCGACCCGCGCCTGTTCCACGCCTGCGCCTGCGAGATCGTGGGGCTCGCCCGCGACGAGTCCCTGGCGCGCCGCCTCGCCGCGCTCGACATGCCCGTGCTCTTCGTCGGCGGCAGCCGCGGGGGCACGTCGCTGCGCTCGCTCGATCTGCTCGCGAGCGCAAGCGTCGCCGTCGCCGAGATGCCCGAAGCGGGCCCCTTCCCCTTCCTCGAGCGCCCGCACGACTTCGCCGCCATCCTGAGCGACTTCGTCCCCCGAAAAGCCGCCTGATCTGCGGGCCCCTCGGCTCGCCCGTCTTGCGCCGATCTTGCCGTCCTGGGAACCTTTCCATTCCCTGCGGGTCGGAGGTCCTCGTGCGCAGCCGCCGGCATCCACGTGCTCTCGCTCTGGCGCTCCTCGGCCTCGCCTCCTGCGGCGGCGCCCCCGACGGAGACGACCACGCCGGTCCAACGCGCGCCGACCCTTCGCTCGGCTCCAGGATCCAGATGCTCGAGCGGTCGATGATCGGCGAGCTCGACGCCTCGCTCGCCGCGCCGAGCGACAAGCCGGTGGCGGCGCGGGGGATGGGGACGTTGACGGCGCGGCTGCCGGGCACGTCGGCGGTGACCGAGGGCGTGCGCCTCGCGGCGCATCGGGTGCGCGTGAAGATCGAGGGCTCCTACGCGCGCACCGAGATCGAGGAGGAGTTCTTCAACGAGACCGACCGCGTGCTCGAAGGCCGCTACGTCTTTCCCCTGCCCCGGTCCGCGAGCATCTCGCGCCTCGCGCTGTGGGTGGACAAGGAGCTCGTCGAGGGCGAGATCGTCGAGGCGCCGCGCGCCGCCAGCATCTTCGGGGGCATCGTCGACGACACCGTGCGCCCGCGCGATCCGGCGCTGCTCGAGTGGACGCACCACCGCGAGTTCTCGCTCAAGGTCTTCCCCATCCCGGCCAAGGGCCGGCGCAAGGTGCTCGTCGCGTACGACCAGGCGCTCCCGAGGACGTGGGGCGACACGCGATACATGCTCCCGCTCGGTCCCGGCGCCGATCCCGCGGTGCCGGTCGACGAATTCTCGCTCGAACTCGAGGCCAAAGGCCGTCGCGG includes:
- a CDS encoding alpha/beta fold hydrolase → MLSVNLAQGVDAGMYVRDYNPHAGPDVFVYLHGLGDHGLLFEAIASHPRLTTCRHLVIDLPGHGRSVPAPRYAGLEAVSDHIARWLASRVRGRAALVGHGMGGIVATLVAERHPERVRAVIDIEGPKTLGDCAFLRRAAEQPLAEFASRGFAALREDLRRSSNDPLILASVERMRLCDPRLFHACACEIVGLARDESLARRLAALDMPVLFVGGSRGGTSLRSLDLLASASVAVAEMPEAGPFPFLERPHDFAAILSDFVPRKAA